From the genome of Leptodactylus fuscus isolate aLepFus1 chromosome 1, aLepFus1.hap2, whole genome shotgun sequence, one region includes:
- the LOC142213950 gene encoding putative acidic leucine-rich nuclear phosphoprotein 32 family member C isoform X1, with amino-acid sequence MDMKKRLTLELRNRKAAEVKEMVLDNCRSDDGKIIGLTSEFENLEFLSMININLSVANLPKLEKLRKLELSDNRISGGLEVLAEKTPNLTHLNLSGNKIKDINTLEPLKKLNHLMSLDLFNCEVTMLNNYRESVFALLPQLTYLDGFDADDQEAPDSDPEPDGEDAEENGEEGEEDEDEEELDEDELDEDDEDGVDEEDVEEEEEGEEEEEDDEDTPQGEKRKRDLEDEGDEDFDEEDDE; translated from the exons ATGGACATGAAGAAGAGACTCACCTTGGAGCTGAGGAACCGGAAAGCAGCGGAG GTTAAAGAAATGGTTTTGGATAACTGCCGTTCAGATGATGGAAAAATTATTGGTCTTACATCGGAGTTTGAGAACTTAGAGTTCTTAAGTATGATAAACATAAACTTGTCTGTAGCTAATCTTCCAAAACTTGAAAAATTAagaaag TTGGAACTTAGCGATAACCGAATTTCTGGTGGTCTGGAAGTGCTTGCAGAGAAGACTCCAAATTTAACACACTTGAATCTCAGTGGGAACAAGATTAAGGACATAAACACTCTGGAGCCACTT AAAAAACTAAATCACCTCATGAGCTTAGATTTATTCAACTGTGAAGTCACCATGCTGAACAACTACAGGGAGAGTGTATTTGCCTTGCTGCCCCAGTTAACTTACCTTGATGGTTTTGATGCTGATGACCAAGAGGCACCTGATTCAGATCCAGAGCCAGATGGTGAGGATGCTGAGGaaaatggggaag AAGGAGAAGAggatgaggatgaggaggaacttGATGAAGATGAACTTGATGAAGATGATGAGGATGGAGTAGATGAG gaggatgtggaggaggaggaagagggagaagaggaggaagaggatgatgAGG ATACTCCTCAGGGAGAGAAGCGGAAAAGGGATTTGGAAGATGAAGGTGATGAAGATTTTGATGAGGAAGATGATGAATAA
- the LOC142213950 gene encoding putative acidic leucine-rich nuclear phosphoprotein 32 family member C isoform X2, with amino-acid sequence MDMKKRLTLELRNRKAAEVKEMVLDNCRSDDGKIIGLTSEFENLEFLSMININLSVANLPKLEKLRKLELSDNRISGGLEVLAEKTPNLTHLNLSGNKIKDINTLEPLKKLNHLMSLDLFNCEVTMLNNYRESVFALLPQLTYLDGFDADDQEAPDSDPEPDGEDAEENGEEGEEDEDEEELDEDELDEDDEDGVDEEDVEEEEEGEEEEEDDEGKLGEKRKRDLEDEGDEDFDEEDDE; translated from the exons ATGGACATGAAGAAGAGACTCACCTTGGAGCTGAGGAACCGGAAAGCAGCGGAG GTTAAAGAAATGGTTTTGGATAACTGCCGTTCAGATGATGGAAAAATTATTGGTCTTACATCGGAGTTTGAGAACTTAGAGTTCTTAAGTATGATAAACATAAACTTGTCTGTAGCTAATCTTCCAAAACTTGAAAAATTAagaaag TTGGAACTTAGCGATAACCGAATTTCTGGTGGTCTGGAAGTGCTTGCAGAGAAGACTCCAAATTTAACACACTTGAATCTCAGTGGGAACAAGATTAAGGACATAAACACTCTGGAGCCACTT AAAAAACTAAATCACCTCATGAGCTTAGATTTATTCAACTGTGAAGTCACCATGCTGAACAACTACAGGGAGAGTGTATTTGCCTTGCTGCCCCAGTTAACTTACCTTGATGGTTTTGATGCTGATGACCAAGAGGCACCTGATTCAGATCCAGAGCCAGATGGTGAGGATGCTGAGGaaaatggggaag AAGGAGAAGAggatgaggatgaggaggaacttGATGAAGATGAACTTGATGAAGATGATGAGGATGGAGTAGATGAG gaggatgtggaggaggaggaagagggagaagaggaggaagaggatgatgAGGGTAAGTTG GGAGAGAAGCGGAAAAGGGATTTGGAAGATGAAGGTGATGAAGATTTTGATGAGGAAGATGATGAATAA
- the LOC142213950 gene encoding putative acidic leucine-rich nuclear phosphoprotein 32 family member C isoform X3, whose protein sequence is MDMKKRLTLELRNRKAAEVKEMVLDNCRSDDGKIIGLTSEFENLEFLSMININLSVANLPKLEKLRKLELSDNRISGGLEVLAEKTPNLTHLNLSGNKIKDINTLEPLKKLNHLMSLDLFNCEVTMLNNYRESVFALLPQLTYLDGFDADDQEAPDSDPEPDGEDAEENGEEEDEDEEELDEDELDEDDEDGVDEEDVEEEEEGEEEEEDDEGKLGEKRKRDLEDEGDEDFDEEDDE, encoded by the exons ATGGACATGAAGAAGAGACTCACCTTGGAGCTGAGGAACCGGAAAGCAGCGGAG GTTAAAGAAATGGTTTTGGATAACTGCCGTTCAGATGATGGAAAAATTATTGGTCTTACATCGGAGTTTGAGAACTTAGAGTTCTTAAGTATGATAAACATAAACTTGTCTGTAGCTAATCTTCCAAAACTTGAAAAATTAagaaag TTGGAACTTAGCGATAACCGAATTTCTGGTGGTCTGGAAGTGCTTGCAGAGAAGACTCCAAATTTAACACACTTGAATCTCAGTGGGAACAAGATTAAGGACATAAACACTCTGGAGCCACTT AAAAAACTAAATCACCTCATGAGCTTAGATTTATTCAACTGTGAAGTCACCATGCTGAACAACTACAGGGAGAGTGTATTTGCCTTGCTGCCCCAGTTAACTTACCTTGATGGTTTTGATGCTGATGACCAAGAGGCACCTGATTCAGATCCAGAGCCAGATGGTGAGGATGCTGAGGaaaatggggaag AAGAggatgaggatgaggaggaacttGATGAAGATGAACTTGATGAAGATGATGAGGATGGAGTAGATGAG gaggatgtggaggaggaggaagagggagaagaggaggaagaggatgatgAGGGTAAGTTG GGAGAGAAGCGGAAAAGGGATTTGGAAGATGAAGGTGATGAAGATTTTGATGAGGAAGATGATGAATAA